The following are encoded together in the Fundulus heteroclitus isolate FHET01 chromosome 19, MU-UCD_Fhet_4.1, whole genome shotgun sequence genome:
- the sav1 gene encoding protein salvador homolog 1, protein MLPRKKSKKEASKPAEVHGKYVKKETSPLLRDLMPSFIRHGPTIPRRTEVPPPEMAPSSYPAATSRESVLSRTKSVLRAAVQRPPHEVARRESHRMSAPPYLPRSLGDVSHEYRGSTQSFLTEAGPMSENGDAARYYYPAEPYYENQPQRPPRRVQERFPDDYRYYEHNEANFQRLPHQHASPAPSRPPSGIGRIQAKSLGNLSSLTAEDLPLPAGWTVDWTIRGRKYYIDHNTNTTHWSHPLEREGLPPGWEKVESAEFGVYYMDHINERAQYRHPCAPSVPRYDQPPPPPVTYRPRPPERNQPVLVPANPYHTAEIPDWLQVYARAPLKYDHILKWELFQLADLDTYQGMLKLLFMKELEHIVKSYEVYRQALLSELEARSQRQPWYTQQPNKNFMGNM, encoded by the exons ATGCTCCCgcgaaagaaaagtaaaaaagaagcGTCAAAACCGGCCGAGGTACACGGGAAATATGTGAAGAAGGAAACGTCTCCGCTCCTCAGAG ATCTTATGCCCTCGTTCATCCGCCATGGACCCACCATCCCCAGACGAACCGAGGTCCCCCCGCCGGAGATGGCGCCCTCTTCCTACCCCGCGGCGACCAGCAGGGAGTCTGTGCTGTCCCGCACCAAGAGCGTCCTGCGCGCGGCCGTACAGAGGCCGCCGCACGAGGTGGCCCGCAGAGAGAGCCACCGCATGTCGGCGCCGCCGTACCTGCCCCGCAGCCTGGGGGACGTGTCCCACGAGTACCGCGGCTCCACGCAGTCCTTCCTCACCGAGGCGGGCCCCATGTCCGAGAACGGAGACGCCGCCCGCTACTACTACCCGGCCGAGCCCTATTACGAGAACCAGCCGCAGCGTCCGCCCCGGAGGGTCCAGGAGCGCTTCCCGGACGATTATAGATACTATGAACACAATGAAGCCAACTTCCAAAGACTTCCCCACCAACACGCTTCCCCCGCGCCAAGCCGACCCCCCTCAG GCATAGGTCGAATACAGGCCAAGTCTCTGGGGAACCTCTCCAGCCTAACCGCGGAGGACCTCCCCCTTCCGGCCGGGTGGACCGTTGACTGGACCATCCGCGGCAGGAAGTACTACATCGACCACAACACCAACACCACACACTGGAGCCACCCTCTGGAGAGGGAGGGGCTCCCTCCAGGCTGGGAGAAAGTGGAGTCCGCTGAGTTCGGGGTCTACTATATGGACCACATCAACGAAAGAGCTCAGTACCGACACCCATGTGCCCCGAG CGTGCCCCGTTACGACCAGCCCCCACCGCCCCCCGTCACCTATCGGCCACGCCCACCCGAAAGGAACCAGCCGGTGCTGGTACCAGCCAACCCGTACCACACGGCAGAGATCCCAGACTGGCTGCAGGTGTACGCCCGCGCTCCCCTCAA gtATGACCACATCCTGAAGTGGGAGCTGTTCCAGCTGGCCGACCTGGACACCTATCAGGGCATGCTGAAGCTGCTGttcatgaaggagctggagcacaTCGTCAAATCCTACGAGGTGTACCGCCAGGCGCTGCTGTCGGAGCTGGAGGCGCGCAGCCAGCGGCAGCCGTGGTACACTCAGCAGCCCAACAAGAACTTCATGGGCAACATGTGA